The following are encoded in a window of Magnolia sinica isolate HGM2019 chromosome 11, MsV1, whole genome shotgun sequence genomic DNA:
- the LOC131219014 gene encoding uncharacterized protein LOC131219014 gives MTTNFDRWEKDPFFSAAEEVQESADRMESAYRRWLHGQRNSSMRLAGSDELRRELQTTLGTTKWQLEEFERAVRLSYSNPSADDARSRHRHFVAAIEHHISTIVESLRDSVAAEGGTSLPWVRLDEGERDELAAFLVGPVMDGEIGAGVVGRKDGDLVGMEPGCSTNSCRLGELGLEEKRERAHGHRRTASAGADMESWSIAVPVEVDRQGSLNGRADLPPPRIMSFSGIMGSMESSYKLTWPKNGFRKWKGGDRHHAVEIEPLRAHQLSRGIDGCYEKSKSCLDGCDESFNKPLYGWVGALQRQFQRSQYQFQYSRPIQMTFWVVLIICLIGCCIFCGQL, from the exons aTGACCACGAATTTCGATCGGTGGGAGAAAGATCCCTTCTTCTCTGCTGCTGAAGAAGTTCAAGAATCCGCAGACAG GATGGAATCTGCGTACCGAAGATGGTTACACGGACAACGTAATTCTTCAATGCGTCTCGCCGGTTCCGACGAGCTCCGTAGAGAGCTGCAGACCACCCTTGGCACCACCAAATGGCag CTGGAGGAATTTGAACGTGCGGTCAGATTGAGCTACAGCAATCCCTCGGCAGATGACGCCAGAAGCAGGCACCGCCATTTCGTGGCCGCGATTGAGCACCACATCTCGACCATTGTGGAGTCCTTGCGGGATTCAGTGGCTGCGGAAGGTGGGACATCGCTGCCTTGGGTGCGGTTGGACGAGGGTGAGAGAGATGAGCTGGCTGCGTTTCTTGTGGGGCCTGTGATGGATGGGGAGATCGGTGCGGGTGTGGTGGGCAGGAAGGACGGTGATCTCGTGGGGATGGAGCCTGGCTGTTCGACGAATTCGTGCCGTTTGGGTGAATTGGGTttggaggaaaagagagagagggcacATGGGCACCGGAGGACAGCGAGTGCCGGCGCGGATATGGAGTCATGGAGTATCGCAGTTCCTGTCGAGGTTGACCGGCAGGGTTCGTTGAATGGGCGGGCGGATTTGCCCCCTCCAAGGATTATGAGCTTCTCTGGTATCATGGGGAGCATGGAATCATCATACAAGCTGACATGGCCGAAGAATGGTTTCAGGAAATGGAAGGGTGGCGATCGTCACCATGCAGTGGAGATTGAGCCGCTCCGGGCTCATCAGTTGAGTCGG GGCATTGATGGTTGCTATGAGAAGAGTAAAAGTTGCCTTGATGGCTGTGATGAATCTTTTAATAAGCCGCTTTATGGATGGGTTGGGGCCCTTCAAAGACAGTTCCAAAGATCTCAATATCAATTCCAATATAGTCGTCCCATTCaaatgacattttgggttgtccTCATCATTTGTCTGATTG